The window CTTTTTTGTCAATTCGCAAAAACTTTTGTTGGGCATCCTGGGCAATGATGCTCGATGCTCCCACACCAAAAAAATGGATAGTTTCAGCATTTTGGCACAGCTTTACAGCTCGTTCAAGTTCTTCGTGATCCAATAATTCCGCAGTTTCCCGTATCGTTTGAATACTGTTACTCGTCATCTTTTCTATGATCGATACAGCATTTTCATTTGGTTCAATATCACGAAACCCAACAGCCCTATTTTTCTGCAAGTCTCCGGCAATCCGGAGTTTCAGTTCCTGGAAACCTTTTAACCCAAGTGACTTGCATAGCCTGATGACTGCAGCACTGCTGGTTGAACTTCTTTTCCCAAGCTCATTGGCAGTTAAAGATACCGCTGTTTGAGGATTTTCGAGAATATATAACGCTATTTTCTCTTCAGAAGGAGGAAGTGTCGAATGCATTTCAGACAGCATTACGAGCCCTCCTGTCATATATGACATATGGCATCAACTCTCTTAACAGATTCGTTTTATTCTATATAGATTTCTTCATCACATGAAATCGGCGTGTGATTTCAAAACCAGTACTTTTATAAAGATGGCCGGCAGCACTTTTTTCTCCGGTCCAAAGGAACCAGGCGCCATGAAGGCCCAAGGAACGCATATTTTTCAAGCATTCATGCAACAGAATCTTCCCAAGGCCCTTTCCTTGTTCTTCAGGATCTACACCAAACGGCCCAAAACGGTCAGGGATTCCTTCATAGCTGCCATGAAGGCAAAATCCAACCAGTTTGCTGGCGTTTCTTGCAATCAACACCTGATTGAGCGGAAGCCCCTGCAGCAGCCCTTCCCGAATCGCCCGGCCCCAGTCCGGGTTAAACTCGTTGTTGGCAAATTGTATCACTTCATATATGTCTTTGTCTTGGGCAATCGCAAAGGAATATCCCTCTTGCTCACGTTGTTTCTTCAATTGAAGCACCGGTTCCGGATACGTATAACCAACTAGCGTCTTGTCC is drawn from Bacillus sp. FJAT-18017 and contains these coding sequences:
- a CDS encoding MurR/RpiR family transcriptional regulator, encoding MLSEMHSTLPPSEEKIALYILENPQTAVSLTANELGKRSSTSSAAVIRLCKSLGLKGFQELKLRIAGDLQKNRAVGFRDIEPNENAVSIIEKMTSNSIQTIRETAELLDHEELERAVKLCQNAETIHFFGVGASSIIAQDAQQKFLRIDKKATAFQDFHMAATLVANAKENDVVVGISFSGKTFEVAKILELAHKKGAHTISLTKYGSSLVTEQADIKLYTSATREPTFRSGATSSRIAQLHVIDILFMCVASQAYAQTVKHLDETREIIDILRDHIKPKQR
- a CDS encoding GNAT family N-acetyltransferase — translated: MISYRCYEPGDEEQIVELWNEILPLDPITSKRFRNLVLLDANFDPKGLQLAVEDGKVIGCVYAVRRLLPMYGADLEPENGWIPFFFVHRDFRRSGVGNVLMEAAINFLAAEGRKNVFFASYAPNYILPGIDEAAYPEGYDFLLQQGFEKQYSPVAMDKTLVGYTYPEPVLQLKKQREQEGYSFAIAQDKDIYEVIQFANNEFNPDWGRAIREGLLQGLPLNQVLIARNASKLVGFCLHGSYEGIPDRFGPFGVDPEEQGKGLGKILLHECLKNMRSLGLHGAWFLWTGEKSAAGHLYKSTGFEITRRFHVMKKSI